A window of Gudongella oleilytica genomic DNA:
ATGGCATCAACACCTATGTCATATAGATATTTGGTATAGTCCAGAGCTTCTTCCATCTCTGAATCATCGATAAGGATGTTCACGGTAACAAATACAAGTACTCCTCTTAAATGTGCATAAGAAACAGCCTCCTTCAGCTCTTCATCGCTGAAATTGGAGGCATAATGCCTGGCATTAAACAGCTTGCCGCCTAAATATACTGCGTCGGCACCATTTTGCACTGCGGCCACTAACGCTTCCCAGCTCCCTACAGGAGCTAAAAGCTCAACTCCTTTATTCAAAAAATTTCCTCCGTTCTACATTTCATCCAGAAGCTGCAGCGCTTGAGACAGCTGCTTTTTCAGCTCCACGATCTCCAACTGCGATTTAAAATGATTGTCCTTGTGTTCCTTGTTGATTTTCTCCAACTCAGCTATTCTAGCTTCGCTCAGGTCCAGCTTCTCCTTCAACTTATTGATCTCGCCAAATAGCTCTTCCTTAGACAGCTTTGTTTTTATCATCTCATCCTGAAAGCTCAGGCTTCTGTTCTCCATTTCTCTGACCCTGTCGTTTGCCTCTTCCAGTTCCTTCTTAAGGATATTATACCTTTCAAGCGGTTCCTTGGCTCGTTTCTCGAGGTCTCTATGAATCGCCTGAAGCTTGAAGTATTCATCGGCAATATTTACGGCAGCCAAAGTAGATGCCATAGTTGGACTTAACCTTTCATTTTTGTTGGCAAGCTTCTTTATGTTGCTATCTACGAAAGCAGCAAGTTCTCTTATGTATCTTTCATCATCTGAGCCCACTACTGTGAAGTTACGACCATCGATCAAAACGTTTATCTTTCTCTTTTCCGTCATAACGTCCTCCTATATTTTTGACCTGCCAAGCCAGTTTTAGGCGGTGGGACAAAGCCCACCCCCATCAGCTTCTTAGTTTTGCATTATGCTTGTTTTCAAGCCCTGTGATAGTATTTCTTTGTATCCTGCTTATTATATCCTCTGTGAGGGTCCCTTCATATGACCTGTAGACAATGGAGAAGGCTACACTCTTTTTATTATCCTGAACCTGATTTCCTCTGTAAATGTCGAAAAGACTTATTGCTTCAACAAGACCTTCTCCATTCTCAATTATGGTTTCCTCAAGCTCTCCTACTAAAACAGACTCATCTACTACTACTGCGATATCTCTTGTAACAGCCGGGT
This region includes:
- the zapA gene encoding cell division protein ZapA produces the protein MTEKRKINVLIDGRNFTVVGSDDERYIRELAAFVDSNIKKLANKNERLSPTMASTLAAVNIADEYFKLQAIHRDLEKRAKEPLERYNILKKELEEANDRVREMENRSLSFQDEMIKTKLSKEELFGEINKLKEKLDLSEARIAELEKINKEHKDNHFKSQLEIVELKKQLSQALQLLDEM